The Thermococcus sp. EP1 region GGAAGGAAGTCCCACTCTAAAAATTTTCTTATAAAAGACAAAATCAGGTCTCAAAGAAGCAAAAGTAAGGTGTAAACCAGCTTTTCCTGTGAAAAGAAGATATGTACCAATTATTGATCCCAAAGTATTTGAAAAGACCGTAGCTATCGCAGCTCCAGCCACTCCCAGTCTGGGAACCCCAAAAAATCCAAATATTAAAATTGGATCAAGAATAACATTAAGCAACACTGTGAAGATATTTATCTTAACTGGGGTTTTTGTGTCTCCTGTAGCCCTCATAAGGGCACTAAACGCAAATCCCATGAATGAAAATGGTAAACCCAAAAAGATTATCCTAACATAAGTTAAGGCATAAGGATAGACATTGGGAGTAACCTTCATGAATTCCAAAGCCCTAGGTGTGATAAGAAACCCTACAACAGCAGTTAAAGAAGCAAAAAATAGAACCAGAGAATACAATGCCCCAGCAGCCTTATTGGCTTTTTGATACTCTTTCGCTCCTATATACTGCCCTACAAAAGCAAATCCTGCAATAGCAAATCCTTGTCCTAAATTCATAAGGGTTCCAATAAGAGGCCAAGATACTCCCGGAGCTGATAATGCCTCTCTTCCAATTTTTCCAAGCCAAAAAGTATCAGTTATGTTATAGAGCACATGAATAAGATTGTTGATTATTAATGGATAAGCTAGTCTGAAAAGTGTCTTTTCTATGTTGCCTTCTAGAATTTCTGCCCGCATCTGGTCTATCTTTGCCATATTAAATACTTATCGAAGCGTTAATATATAAACTTAATGGTCTATTATTCTTCTCATCCATGAACCTCTCAAGAACCACAAAAACCCAATTACAGCAGCTAGCACATTGCTTAACCCCATTCCAAGCCATACTCCTATTGTATCTGCAGTGAACTTCCCAAGAGAGTAGGCCAAAGGTATTCTAAGCATCCACAGTCTTAACATACCTAAAATCATACTCTTCTTTGTATGCCCTGAGCTCTGGAAAACATTACTTACGGCAGCAAAAATTCCAAAAAATGGCAAAGAGAATGCAAAATACCTCACAAATTTAACACTCTCATTTAACACTCTCTCATCTTTAATAAAGAAGCCAAATATCTGGGCTCTAAATACAACTACTATTATCGTTCCAATTCCCAGTACGACTAAATTGGTAAGCATGGCTCTCTCAGCAATCTTCTTTGCCCTCTCATATTTCTCAGCGCCAACGTTCTGTCCTACCATGGTTCCCATTGCTTGGCTTATTCCATTCGCTATAGCGAACATAAAATTCGTAAGTCTGTTTCCTATTGTATATGTAGCAAAGGCAACAGTTCCGTAGATGTAAATTATCCTCGTAAGGACTACAAATCCAAAAGCATCTGTAGAAAAGCCTACACTTGAAGGCAAACCGACTCTAAAAATGCGTTCATAAAAGCTCCATTCAGGCTTAAGGTTCTCAAGGGTCAAATGTATCCCTACCTTCCCCCTGAAGAGTAAATATCCTCCAATTAATGAACCAACACTATTTGAGAACATCGTAGCAACAGCAGCACCTATAACCCCCAACTTCGGAAATCCCAGCCATCCGAAGATAAGGAGAGGATCAAGAATAATATTAAGGAAAACCGTAAACATGTTAATTTTTACTGGTGTTTTTGTATCTCCAACTGCTCTTAAGAGGAAGTTGAAGGCGAATAATGTAAACGAGAAAGGTATTCCAATAAAAATTATTCTAATATAACTAAGAGCATAGGGGTAAACTTCTGGTGTAACCTTCATAAACTTGAGTGCAAAAGGCGCTATAATTAAACCAAATATGGCTACAAACGCTGAGAATATCATCATAAGTGAATATAAAGCACCAGCAGCTCGATTAGCTTTTTCATAATCTTTTGCCCCAACATACTGGCTTACAAAGGCAAATCCAGCAGTTGTAAATCCCATTCCAATGCTCATGAAGAACCATACAAGAGGCCAAGAAGTTCCTGGGGCAGAAAGTTCCTCTGTACCAAGCCTGCCAAGCCAAAACGTATCAGTTAAGTTGTAAAGAACTTGGACCATGTTATTAATAATCAATGGATAAGCTAACTTAAGCATAGTTCTCTCTATGTTTCCCTCTACGATTTCTTGTCGCATTGCTTGGAGTTTCTCCCCATCCAAGTTCTCCACCAACTGAGGATTTGATGATCATCTACTATATGTTCTTTCAAAATTGCACATCGAGATTAATTAAATGAAAATCGAAACGTTATTATAAAAAGCTTATTATGGATAAATTATCCGCAAAAAAGGCATTAAAATCCAAAACAAACAATTAAGAAGAAAAGAAATTAAAGGGCTCAGAATTCGAGCTCTTCTTCCTTGTATATCTGCTTTCTGGCAGCTTCAAGCATCATTCTTTGCTCTTCTCTTGCAACTACTTTCCTTATGAGCTCAACTGCATCTGGGTTGGCTGAGAGGCTGTCAATGCCAAGTCTAACGAGGATCTTTGCCATCTTTGGATCGCTGGCTGCTTGTCCACAAATGCTTGTCTCAACACCATACTTCTTACATACCTTGATGACATGCTTGATAAGCTTGACAACTGCTGGGTGTGTCTCGTCGTAAAGTTTGAAGACTCTCTCGTTGTCTCTGTCTATTGCAAGTGTATATTGAGTAAGGTCGTTTGTACCAAAGCTGATAAAGTCAATGCCCTCTTTACAGAGGTCTTCGATAATTAGAGCTGATGCTGGTGTTTCGACCATGACACCGAACTCAACATCCTTGTGTGGCTCAAGACCGACTTCTCTTGCGATTCTCTTTGCTTCTCTTACTTGCTCAACATGGCTGACAAGTGGAAGCATTACTCCTATGTTATCATAACCCTCATCAACGAGTCTCTTGATGGCCTTGAACTCAGCCTTGAGAAGCTCTGGTTGGTCAAGTCCTCTTCTAATTCCTCTCCATCCAAGCATTGGGTTTCTCTCTTCTGGTTCGTCTTCTCCGCCAGGAAGTTCTCTGAACTCATTAGTTGGGGCATCAAGAGTTCTGTACCAGACTCTTCTTGGATAGAATGCCTCAACTACTGTTCTAATACCTTCGACAAGCTTCTCAACGAGTTCTTCTTCCTTACCCTCGTTGATAAACTTGATTGGGTGTGCTCCAATACCTAAGATCATGTGCTCTGCTCTGAGTAATCCTACCCCATCAGCACCAGTAGCAGCTGCTCTCTCAGCGACTTCAGGCATTGAAACGTTTACCTTCACCTCTGTGGCTGTGACAAGTGGAGCTCCAGCCACTACAACTTGGCCAGCTGCTTTTTCCTCTTCCTTCTCTTTAACAAGGCTCTTAACGATACCTTCGTAAACGACACCTCTTGTACCATCAACTGTTATCATCATTCCATCCTTGAGAACCTTTGTAGCTTCCTTAGTACCAACGACAGCTGGAATACCAAGTTCTCTTGAGACAATGGC contains the following coding sequences:
- a CDS encoding MATE family efflux transporter, which codes for MAKIDQMRAEILEGNIEKTLFRLAYPLIINNLIHVLYNITDTFWLGKIGREALSAPGVSWPLIGTLMNLGQGFAIAGFAFVGQYIGAKEYQKANKAAGALYSLVLFFASLTAVVGFLITPRALEFMKVTPNVYPYALTYVRIIFLGLPFSFMGFAFSALMRATGDTKTPVKINIFTVLLNVILDPILIFGFFGVPRLGVAGAAIATVFSNTLGSIIGTYLLFTGKAGLHLTFASLRPDFVFYKKIFRVGLPSGIGQSANSFGFVILTRIIFGFGDVTYAAYTITTRLVNFLTSISRGISMAMGTMIAQNVGAENYERARKIAERTMIVNVAIATTAVIVIGALRVPIFRIFLDDKAVVEESAIVWRYFLTSVPFFNGLFVVVNNVFRASGHTKKSMMLGILRLWGLRIPLSYFLGYIIIGSSVGVFLGMGLSNVIAGLFGFAWFLRRTWMKRIIDEE
- a CDS encoding MATE family efflux transporter yields the protein MDGEKLQAMRQEIVEGNIERTMLKLAYPLIINNMVQVLYNLTDTFWLGRLGTEELSAPGTSWPLVWFFMSIGMGFTTAGFAFVSQYVGAKDYEKANRAAGALYSLMMIFSAFVAIFGLIIAPFALKFMKVTPEVYPYALSYIRIIFIGIPFSFTLFAFNFLLRAVGDTKTPVKINMFTVFLNIILDPLLIFGWLGFPKLGVIGAAVATMFSNSVGSLIGGYLLFRGKVGIHLTLENLKPEWSFYERIFRVGLPSSVGFSTDAFGFVVLTRIIYIYGTVAFATYTIGNRLTNFMFAIANGISQAMGTMVGQNVGAEKYERAKKIAERAMLTNLVVLGIGTIIVVVFRAQIFGFFIKDERVLNESVKFVRYFAFSLPFFGIFAAVSNVFQSSGHTKKSMILGMLRLWMLRIPLAYSLGKFTADTIGVWLGMGLSNVLAAVIGFLWFLRGSWMRRIIDH